Proteins encoded in a region of the Synechococcus sp. BIOS-U3-1 genome:
- a CDS encoding NAD(P)/FAD-dependent oxidoreductase yields the protein MLRLSELRLELDHTEDDLEQAVLRCLRVPREQLISHQLVKQSIDARRRDRIRIIYSVDVQVRGEKALLRRCSADRRIRRRPDESYRFVAHAPTSPLDASWVRPVVIGAGPCGYFAALLLAQMGFRPLLLERGQAVKQRSRDTFGFWRRRATFNPESNVQFGEGGAGTFSDGKLYSQISDPVHYGRKVLEELVKCGANRDILTRHRPHIGTFKLATVVRGLRAQIEALGGEVRFGARVEQLLLEPASATGGKPTRIIGLQLADGNRVDCTQVILAPGHSARDTFAMLDRNGVAMERKPFAIGLRIEHPQSLIDNARWGDAAGHPLLGAAEYKLVHHAANGRCVYSFCMCPGGFVVGATSEPGRVVTNGMSQHSRNERNANSGLVVPVSDADLESHERWPADPLAGLVFQRELESLAFQLGGQDYSAPVQRQEDFLAGRPSTSLGSVSPSYQPGVQPTDLAKLLPEPMVDALREALPAFGQKLSGYDHPDAVLTGVETRTSSPLRIPRDDRLESLNVHGLTPAGEGAGYAGGILSAAIDGIRAAEAVALRLLEPISN from the coding sequence GTGTTGCGCCTGAGCGAGCTTCGTCTGGAGCTAGACCATACGGAGGATGACCTTGAGCAGGCTGTTCTGCGGTGCCTGCGAGTACCTCGAGAGCAACTGATCTCCCACCAGTTGGTGAAGCAGAGCATTGATGCCCGTCGTCGGGATCGAATCCGGATCATCTACAGCGTGGATGTTCAGGTACGGGGGGAGAAAGCGTTGTTGCGCCGATGCTCGGCCGACCGACGCATTCGTCGCAGGCCTGATGAGTCCTACCGATTTGTTGCCCACGCTCCAACCAGTCCTCTCGATGCGTCATGGGTGCGGCCGGTGGTGATTGGGGCAGGACCCTGTGGTTACTTCGCCGCACTGTTGCTTGCACAGATGGGATTCCGTCCATTGCTGCTGGAGCGCGGACAGGCGGTGAAGCAGAGAAGTCGCGACACGTTTGGCTTCTGGCGTCGTCGAGCGACTTTCAACCCCGAATCCAACGTGCAGTTCGGCGAGGGGGGAGCCGGAACCTTTTCCGATGGCAAGCTTTATAGCCAGATCAGCGATCCCGTTCATTACGGCCGCAAAGTGCTTGAAGAGCTGGTGAAATGCGGCGCCAACCGCGACATCCTCACCCGACACCGCCCCCATATCGGCACGTTCAAGCTGGCGACAGTGGTCAGGGGGTTGCGCGCTCAGATTGAGGCTCTTGGCGGTGAGGTCCGCTTTGGTGCCCGCGTGGAACAACTTCTGTTAGAGCCTGCCAGCGCCACTGGTGGTAAGCCGACGCGGATCATCGGGCTGCAACTGGCCGATGGCAATCGTGTCGACTGCACTCAGGTGATTCTGGCTCCTGGACATTCGGCCAGGGATACGTTCGCGATGCTGGATCGCAATGGTGTTGCCATGGAACGAAAGCCCTTCGCGATTGGCCTTCGGATCGAGCACCCGCAGTCGCTGATCGACAACGCCCGCTGGGGGGATGCCGCTGGCCATCCGTTGCTCGGTGCCGCTGAATACAAGCTGGTGCATCACGCTGCTAACGGTCGCTGCGTTTACAGCTTCTGTATGTGCCCCGGTGGGTTTGTGGTGGGTGCGACCTCTGAACCAGGTCGTGTTGTGACCAATGGCATGAGCCAGCACTCCCGCAATGAACGAAACGCCAACAGCGGGCTGGTGGTGCCTGTGTCGGATGCAGACCTGGAGTCTCATGAACGTTGGCCCGCAGATCCACTCGCGGGCCTGGTGTTTCAGCGTGAACTCGAATCCCTCGCTTTCCAACTCGGTGGTCAGGACTACAGCGCCCCAGTGCAGCGACAGGAGGATTTTTTGGCCGGAAGGCCATCCACGTCGCTTGGATCAGTGAGTCCCTCCTATCAACCTGGTGTTCAACCCACTGACCTTGCCAAGCTTCTACCGGAACCGATGGTGGATGCCCTGAGGGAAGCTCTGCCGGCATTCGGTCAGAAGCTTTCTGGTTATGACCACCCTGATGCCGTTCTGACCGGGGTCGAGACCCGCACTTCGTCGCCGCTGCGCATCCCTCGGGATGATCGCCTGGAGTCGCTCAATGTGCACGGTCTCACGCCTGCTGGGGAGGGTGCCGGTTATGCAGGCGGGATTCT
- a CDS encoding GIVxVP protein translates to MARNRIASGIVMVPCVLLGSAFLSTAIWGDAASDNRSLAIGIGSLLLVAGLLSLAIQGGSTEAEPKADEPEESL, encoded by the coding sequence ATGGCACGCAACCGCATTGCCTCTGGGATTGTCATGGTGCCGTGTGTGCTTCTTGGCTCAGCTTTTCTGAGCACAGCGATCTGGGGTGACGCCGCGTCGGACAACCGATCTCTTGCCATCGGCATCGGCAGTCTGCTGCTGGTCGCCGGACTCCTTTCACTGGCAATCCAAGGGGGGAGCACCGAAGCTGAGCCCAAGGCCGATGAACCTGAAGAGTCTCTTTAA
- a CDS encoding nuclease, with the protein MLLLVLPPQAFAAEVLQVRSATLLQIGDRNRNYSVQLACVQVDPEDEQQAQDWMRRELPRRRRVNLRPEGSADGVLLARVTPIGDELDLGAGLVNEGLAQVTCPGA; encoded by the coding sequence ATGCTGTTGCTGGTGCTGCCTCCCCAGGCGTTTGCTGCAGAAGTTCTGCAGGTGCGTTCGGCAACGCTTCTGCAGATTGGTGATCGCAATCGCAACTACAGCGTGCAGCTGGCCTGTGTTCAGGTAGACCCTGAGGATGAGCAGCAAGCGCAGGATTGGATGCGTCGCGAGCTTCCCCGTCGCCGACGGGTGAATCTGCGGCCGGAGGGCAGTGCAGATGGTGTTCTGTTGGCAAGAGTCACTCCGATTGGAGATGAACTTGATCTCGGCGCTGGACTGGTGAATGAAGGTCTGGCTCAGGTCACCTGTCCAGGAGCCTGA
- the ilvB gene encoding biosynthetic-type acetolactate synthase large subunit has protein sequence MTLISAPTADTASSSDGSRRMSGAQALMDALRLHGVDTIFGYPGGAILPIYDALHVAESEGWLRHFLVRHEQGGTHAADAYARATGRVGVCFGTSGPGATNLVTGIATAQMDSVPMVVITGQVPRTAIGTDAFQETDIFGITLPIVKHSWVVRNPADLASVVAQAFHIAASGRPGPVLIDIPKDVGQEEFDYIPVEPGSVVPAGFGSTPAPDSQSIEAALDLIAKAQRPLLYVGGGAIASSAHDSIAVLAERYQIPVTTTLMGKGAFDENHPLALGMLGMHGTAYANFAVTDCDLLIAVGARFDDRVTGKLDTFAPRARVIHFEIDPAEIGKNRRPEVAVLGDVGTSLAALVDLSLRRSPEPQTAVWLERIREWKQRYPLSIPPQEGPIYPQEVLMAVRDLAPGAIVTTDVGQHQMWAAQYLRNGPRGWISSAGLGTMGFGMPAALGAQVACPDRQVVCIAGDASVLMNIQELGTLAQYRIPVKVVIVNNHWQGMVRQWQESFYDERYSASDMLGGMPDFEALAQAFGVEGMKIVERDDLHTRLAEAFASPHPTLVDVHVRRGENCYPMVPPGCSNAQMVGLPADPELAFQHSGSSFSHPGAQ, from the coding sequence GTGACGCTGATCTCCGCTCCTACGGCCGACACAGCGTCCAGCAGCGATGGAAGCCGCAGGATGAGCGGAGCGCAGGCCTTGATGGATGCTCTGCGCTTGCACGGTGTGGACACGATTTTTGGCTACCCAGGCGGCGCCATCCTTCCGATCTATGACGCCCTGCATGTGGCCGAAAGCGAGGGTTGGTTGCGTCACTTCCTGGTGCGTCACGAGCAAGGCGGAACCCATGCGGCTGACGCCTATGCCCGCGCGACCGGTCGGGTGGGTGTGTGTTTTGGCACGTCCGGTCCTGGGGCTACCAATTTGGTCACAGGCATTGCCACTGCCCAGATGGATTCAGTACCGATGGTGGTGATCACCGGTCAGGTTCCGCGGACGGCAATTGGTACTGATGCTTTTCAGGAGACTGACATTTTCGGCATCACGTTGCCGATCGTGAAACATTCCTGGGTTGTGCGAAACCCGGCTGATCTCGCCTCGGTGGTTGCTCAGGCCTTTCACATTGCTGCCTCGGGCCGACCCGGTCCTGTGTTGATTGACATCCCCAAAGATGTTGGCCAAGAGGAGTTTGATTACATCCCGGTCGAACCGGGATCCGTTGTTCCTGCAGGGTTCGGCTCGACCCCAGCGCCTGATTCCCAGTCGATCGAAGCAGCGCTTGATCTGATCGCGAAAGCACAGCGCCCTCTCCTTTATGTCGGTGGTGGTGCGATTGCTTCATCGGCTCATGACAGCATCGCCGTGCTTGCAGAGCGCTACCAGATCCCTGTCACCACAACGCTGATGGGTAAGGGCGCTTTTGACGAGAACCACCCACTGGCACTCGGCATGCTGGGCATGCATGGCACGGCTTACGCCAACTTTGCTGTGACCGATTGCGATTTACTGATTGCCGTTGGTGCTCGCTTTGATGATCGGGTGACGGGGAAGCTCGACACCTTTGCTCCACGGGCCCGGGTGATCCATTTCGAGATCGATCCGGCTGAGATCGGCAAAAACAGACGTCCTGAGGTCGCAGTCCTCGGTGATGTCGGTACCAGCCTTGCCGCGCTGGTGGATCTGAGTTTGCGACGTTCCCCCGAACCGCAGACCGCCGTTTGGTTGGAGAGGATCCGCGAATGGAAACAGCGTTATCCCCTTTCCATACCGCCTCAAGAAGGTCCCATCTATCCCCAGGAAGTGTTGATGGCTGTCCGTGACTTGGCACCTGGAGCCATCGTCACGACGGATGTAGGCCAGCATCAGATGTGGGCTGCTCAATATCTACGCAATGGTCCACGTGGCTGGATCAGCAGCGCTGGACTGGGGACAATGGGTTTCGGGATGCCTGCTGCTCTGGGCGCCCAGGTTGCTTGTCCTGATCGTCAGGTGGTGTGCATTGCTGGTGACGCCAGTGTGCTCATGAATATTCAGGAACTGGGCACTCTGGCTCAATACAGGATCCCGGTGAAGGTGGTGATTGTGAACAATCACTGGCAGGGGATGGTTCGTCAATGGCAGGAGAGTTTCTACGACGAGCGTTATTCCGCTTCGGACATGCTTGGCGGTATGCCGGATTTCGAAGCTCTGGCCCAAGCGTTTGGAGTGGAGGGGATGAAGATCGTTGAGCGCGATGATCTCCACACCCGGCTGGCCGAGGCCTTCGCTTCACCACATCCAACCCTGGTCGATGTGCATGTTCGCCGGGGTGAGAACTGCTATCCGATGGTTCCACCCGGTTGCAGCAATGCTCAGATGGTGGGTCTGCCTGCCGATCCCGAGTTGGCTTTCCAGCACTCCGGAAGTTCTTTCTCCCATCCCGGAGCCCAGTGA
- the hemH gene encoding ferrochelatase yields MARVGVVLLNLGGPERIQDVGPFLFNLFADPEIIRLPIPALQKPLAWLISTLRSGKSQSAYRSIGGGSPLRRITEQQARELQSLLRQRGIEATSYVAMRYWHPFTESAVADIKADGMDQVVVLPLYPHFSISTSGSSFRELQRLRQGDGVFEKLPIRCIRSWFDHPGYVTAMAELIAEEVRNSDDPHKAHVFFSAHGVPKSYVEEAGDPYQQQIEACTALIMNKLEELVGHDNPHTLAYQSRVGPVEWLKPYTEEALEELGKAKTNDLVVVPISFVSEHIETLEEIDIEYRELATESGVVNFRRVRALDTYPPFIEGLADLVVTSLEGPEVSLDAAAELPTKVKLYPQEKWEWGWNNSSEVWNGRLAMLGFSAFLLEIISGQGPLHALGLL; encoded by the coding sequence ATGGCTCGGGTCGGTGTCGTACTACTCAATCTGGGTGGCCCTGAGCGGATTCAGGACGTCGGTCCCTTCCTTTTCAATCTCTTTGCTGATCCGGAGATCATCCGGTTGCCCATTCCAGCGCTGCAAAAGCCTTTGGCCTGGCTGATCAGCACCCTTCGCAGCGGCAAGTCACAAAGTGCCTATCGCTCCATCGGTGGCGGCTCACCACTTCGTCGCATCACCGAGCAGCAGGCTCGAGAGCTGCAGAGCCTTCTGCGGCAACGGGGAATCGAGGCCACCAGTTATGTGGCCATGCGCTACTGGCATCCCTTCACAGAGTCCGCCGTCGCAGATATCAAGGCAGATGGAATGGATCAGGTGGTGGTGCTTCCGCTTTATCCGCACTTCTCTATCAGTACAAGTGGTTCAAGTTTCCGTGAGCTCCAGCGCCTGCGGCAGGGGGACGGTGTCTTCGAGAAGTTGCCGATCCGCTGCATTCGCAGCTGGTTTGATCACCCTGGCTACGTCACGGCGATGGCTGAGCTGATCGCCGAGGAAGTTCGCAATAGCGATGACCCCCACAAGGCTCACGTGTTCTTCAGCGCTCATGGTGTTCCAAAGAGCTACGTCGAAGAAGCCGGTGATCCGTATCAACAGCAAATCGAGGCTTGCACGGCCCTGATCATGAACAAGCTCGAGGAGCTTGTCGGTCACGACAATCCCCACACCCTCGCTTATCAAAGTCGTGTGGGTCCGGTGGAGTGGCTGAAGCCCTACACCGAAGAAGCTCTGGAAGAGCTCGGCAAAGCCAAGACCAACGATTTGGTCGTGGTGCCGATCAGCTTTGTCAGTGAGCACATCGAGACCCTTGAGGAGATTGACATCGAGTACCGCGAACTCGCCACCGAGTCCGGTGTGGTGAATTTCCGGCGTGTGCGTGCTCTCGACACCTATCCCCCGTTCATCGAGGGATTAGCTGACCTTGTGGTGACCAGTCTTGAAGGCCCTGAAGTCAGCCTTGATGCGGCAGCTGAATTACCAACCAAAGTGAAGCTCTATCCCCAGGAGAAATGGGAGTGGGGCTGGAACAACAGTTCCGAAGTTTGGAACGGGCGATTGGCCATGCTGGGCTTCTCAGCCTTTCTGCTCGAAATCATTAGTGGCCAGGGTCCGCTACATGCACTCGGACTGCTCTGA
- a CDS encoding site-specific integrase codes for MSLSEPLEEIRRNSNAALASIGIGLRIECRGRRVNLRGLLPMRQQPGQRSVQRLSLGLENNRDGLLEAEQIARVIDAQLKRDQFRWEHWIKAPEQTTSGSAGQTRALLDQQLQTFERVFFADPRRRRSPSGSRTTWTGAYNPYLRRLRSLAGKETGPIGADLLLQTLHSYPDGSRSRQQCSTALASLARHLELELPENWRAEAAGYGLHRARFRQLPSDQRILESILQIPNPRWRLAYGLMATYGLRNHEVFFSDLSALSDEGDRVIRVLPTTKTGEHQVWPFNPEWVERFDLLKLGRDPQALPVITTDLRATTLQQVGRRVTEQFRRYDLPLTPYDLRHAWAVRTIHIGLPDTVSARMMGHSVAIHTRTYHHWITRRDQQQAVDAALARQHAS; via the coding sequence ATGTCTCTAAGCGAGCCGCTTGAGGAGATCAGGCGAAATTCGAATGCAGCGTTGGCGTCGATCGGCATCGGTCTACGTATCGAATGTCGCGGTCGCCGAGTGAACCTGCGTGGCTTGTTGCCTATGCGTCAACAACCAGGCCAGCGATCGGTGCAACGTCTCAGCCTCGGACTTGAGAACAACAGGGATGGATTGCTCGAAGCCGAACAGATCGCTCGGGTGATCGATGCCCAACTCAAACGCGACCAGTTTCGATGGGAGCATTGGATCAAGGCCCCAGAGCAGACAACATCCGGCTCTGCAGGTCAAACTCGGGCACTGCTTGACCAGCAACTTCAGACCTTCGAGCGGGTCTTTTTTGCTGATCCCCGACGGCGCCGATCCCCTTCCGGCAGTCGAACCACATGGACTGGTGCTTACAACCCCTACTTGCGCCGACTGCGCTCACTTGCCGGCAAGGAAACCGGCCCAATTGGTGCAGACCTTCTGCTTCAGACCTTGCACAGCTACCCAGATGGCAGCCGCAGTCGTCAGCAATGCAGCACAGCCCTGGCAAGCCTGGCCAGGCATCTGGAACTAGAACTGCCCGAGAACTGGCGAGCCGAAGCAGCAGGCTATGGCCTGCATCGAGCTCGGTTCCGCCAGCTTCCCAGCGACCAAAGAATTCTCGAGAGCATCCTGCAGATTCCCAATCCACGCTGGCGGTTGGCCTATGGCCTGATGGCCACCTATGGGCTTCGTAACCATGAAGTGTTCTTCAGCGACCTCTCCGCTCTGAGCGACGAGGGAGATCGCGTGATCCGGGTCTTGCCCACCACCAAAACAGGTGAGCACCAAGTTTGGCCTTTCAATCCGGAATGGGTCGAGCGGTTTGACCTGCTGAAACTTGGACGAGACCCGCAGGCACTGCCAGTCATCACCACTGATCTGAGGGCAACGACCCTGCAGCAAGTGGGACGACGAGTCACCGAGCAATTTCGCCGCTACGACCTTCCCCTCACCCCTTATGACCTTCGCCATGCCTGGGCAGTGAGAACCATTCACATCGGTCTACCTGACACGGTTTCCGCGAGAATGATGGGTCACTCAGTGGCCATTCACACTCGCACCTATCACCACTGGATCACCCGCCGCGATCAACAGCAGGCCGTCGATGCAGCGCTCGCGCGACAACACGCGTCATGA
- a CDS encoding serine hydrolase domain-containing protein has product MRNQWLNNQWLKLAALLLTTLPLLPTAGESATTSPEEVSSVLPITELQTWMNEAGVPGVSISVIKDFEIHWTLAFGRADASSHRPVTTSTLFQAASISKPVMAVAAAVLAEQGQLDLDGDLAEMLRSWDMPALAEGITSPITPRMLLSHTSGLGDGLGFPGYRPSEALPDTLSILNGVPPATTVAIRPSFPPMSQSRYSGGGSVVMQQLLMDVTGRSFPDLMRSTLLQPLGMLMSTYQQPLNGSLRHSAALAHDTKGERLDVPWMIYPELAAAGLWSTAEELAALVRSLQRTAAGDVLQPLSRKLVRDLWQPVGVGSFGSGFHVFQQGEGWYFAHIGANRGYRSFLMAHQSKGYGLVVMTNGEGGETLIERICRRIQRFYDWDVQQTEGQFRFAPQRGLGCLPKVRATEPRPSTSG; this is encoded by the coding sequence ATGAGGAATCAGTGGCTGAACAATCAGTGGCTCAAGCTGGCGGCACTGCTACTGACGACACTGCCACTACTCCCTACCGCTGGAGAGTCAGCGACTACCTCGCCAGAGGAGGTGTCTTCCGTGTTGCCGATCACGGAATTGCAAACCTGGATGAACGAAGCCGGTGTTCCAGGAGTGAGCATCTCGGTAATCAAGGATTTCGAGATCCATTGGACGCTCGCTTTTGGGAGGGCGGATGCAAGCTCACATCGCCCAGTGACAACGAGCACGTTGTTTCAGGCGGCCTCGATCAGTAAACCAGTGATGGCCGTCGCAGCGGCAGTCCTGGCTGAGCAAGGGCAACTCGACCTCGACGGGGATCTAGCTGAGATGTTGCGCTCATGGGACATGCCTGCACTGGCTGAGGGCATCACGTCTCCCATCACGCCGAGAATGCTGCTCAGTCACACATCGGGTCTGGGAGATGGCCTTGGTTTCCCCGGCTATCGACCGTCAGAAGCTCTTCCAGACACGCTGAGCATCTTGAACGGAGTCCCACCCGCCACGACGGTGGCAATCCGTCCGAGCTTTCCGCCGATGAGCCAATCCCGTTACTCAGGTGGAGGCAGCGTTGTGATGCAGCAACTGCTGATGGATGTGACTGGACGGTCTTTTCCAGATCTAATGCGCTCCACTTTGCTTCAACCACTCGGCATGTTGATGAGCACCTATCAACAGCCTCTGAATGGATCGCTACGGCATTCAGCTGCCTTGGCCCATGACACCAAAGGGGAGCGCCTGGATGTTCCATGGATGATCTATCCAGAGCTTGCTGCCGCAGGGCTTTGGAGCACAGCAGAGGAGCTTGCAGCTCTAGTGCGTTCTTTGCAGAGAACAGCTGCTGGAGACGTGTTGCAGCCGTTATCCAGAAAACTCGTCCGAGATCTCTGGCAACCAGTCGGGGTTGGGTCCTTCGGCTCTGGATTCCACGTGTTCCAGCAAGGAGAAGGCTGGTACTTCGCTCACATTGGAGCCAATCGGGGCTATCGCAGCTTTTTGATGGCACATCAATCCAAGGGATATGGCCTTGTGGTCATGACCAATGGAGAAGGAGGGGAGACGCTGATTGAAAGGATCTGCCGTCGCATCCAACGGTTTTATGACTGGGATGTGCAACAGACGGAAGGGCAATTCCGTTTTGCGCCACAGAGAGGTCTTGGCTGCCTTCCGAAGGTTCGGGCCACTGAGCCCAGACCTTCAACGTCAGGATGA
- a CDS encoding class I SAM-dependent methyltransferase gives MTSFLRPLAYRYRWIYDTVTAISSLSVGGVEQLRRLGLEALQSMLEPGAPVLDLCCGSGEAAAPWLAAGFDVTGLDLSPLALALAARRHPSLKRVEGLAEEPPLQDGSFCAIQLSVALHEFPRRERELVLRQSLRLLKPGGWLVIVDLHPAGPWLRLPQQLFCALFETDTATSMLEDDLPSQLQQLGFTAVKQELLAGQALQRITAARPRIDAPSS, from the coding sequence ATGACCTCGTTTTTGCGGCCACTGGCCTACCGCTACCGCTGGATCTACGACACGGTGACCGCGATCTCATCACTGAGCGTGGGTGGAGTCGAACAACTCCGCCGTCTGGGGCTGGAAGCCCTGCAATCCATGTTGGAGCCCGGAGCACCCGTGCTGGATCTCTGCTGCGGCAGCGGCGAGGCTGCAGCACCTTGGCTAGCCGCGGGCTTCGATGTCACAGGACTAGATCTCTCTCCACTGGCACTCGCTCTGGCCGCCCGACGACACCCAAGCCTCAAGCGGGTGGAGGGTTTAGCCGAGGAACCCCCGTTACAGGACGGCAGCTTCTGTGCCATTCAGCTGAGCGTGGCACTGCATGAATTTCCTCGCCGCGAGCGGGAGCTTGTACTACGCCAGAGCTTGCGACTGTTGAAACCGGGTGGCTGGCTGGTGATTGTGGACCTACACCCGGCAGGGCCTTGGCTGCGACTGCCGCAACAACTGTTCTGCGCCTTGTTTGAAACCGACACGGCCACGTCCATGCTGGAAGATGACCTGCCATCTCAACTGCAGCAACTCGGTTTCACAGCGGTGAAGCAGGAGTTACTGGCCGGGCAGGCCCTGCAGCGCATCACCGCTGCGCGCCCCCGCATCGATGCACCCTCGTCATGA
- the cobO gene encoding cob(I)yrinic acid a,c-diamide adenosyltransferase produces MSNSNLDQTAAELGMGGNLAPERDDAGYRKRMERRQEVQRQRVEERNKEKGLILVFTGHGKGKTTAGLGLVLRTLGHGERVAVVQFIKGGWEPGEARALKVFGDQICWHALGEGFTWETQDRQRDQQLVQEAWQTALGHLRDDRIKLVLLDELNVAIKLGYIEPEIVIAGLKERPELCHVAVTGRGAPAPLIEAADLVTEMTLNKHPFREQGVKAQAGIEY; encoded by the coding sequence ATGAGCAACAGCAATCTCGACCAAACGGCAGCAGAACTGGGCATGGGAGGCAACCTTGCCCCTGAGCGCGACGATGCTGGCTACCGCAAACGCATGGAGCGACGCCAAGAGGTGCAACGCCAGCGGGTCGAGGAGCGCAACAAGGAGAAAGGATTGATCCTGGTGTTCACCGGGCATGGCAAGGGCAAGACCACCGCAGGCCTAGGACTCGTGCTTCGCACCCTCGGGCATGGTGAACGGGTGGCGGTGGTGCAGTTCATCAAGGGTGGTTGGGAACCGGGTGAAGCCAGGGCCCTGAAAGTCTTCGGCGACCAGATCTGCTGGCATGCACTGGGGGAAGGATTCACCTGGGAAACTCAGGACCGCCAACGAGATCAACAACTGGTTCAAGAGGCCTGGCAAACCGCATTGGGCCACCTGCGTGACGACCGAATCAAGTTGGTTCTGCTGGATGAACTCAACGTGGCGATCAAGCTGGGCTACATCGAACCTGAAATCGTGATCGCTGGCCTGAAGGAGCGACCGGAGCTTTGCCATGTGGCCGTCACCGGTCGAGGGGCACCAGCCCCGCTCATCGAAGCAGCCGATCTGGTCACAGAGATGACCTTGAACAAACACCCGTTCAGAGAGCAGGGTGTCAAAGCTCAGGCTGGCATCGAGTATTGA
- the pyrH gene encoding UMP kinase: MAYARALLKLSGEALMGDQGYGIDPAIVQSIASDVAKVIAGGTQLAIVVGGGNIFRGLKGSAAGMDRATADYVGMLATVMNAITLQDGLERAGVPTRVQTAIGMQEVAEPYIRRKAIRHLEKGRVVVFGAGCGNPFFTTDTTAALRAAEINADVVFKATKVDGVYDKDPAIHADAVKQEHLTYQQVLSGELAVMDSTAIALCKDNNIPIVVFNLFEPGNIGKAVAGEPIGSRINN; the protein is encoded by the coding sequence ATGGCCTACGCGCGTGCACTCCTGAAACTCAGCGGAGAGGCGCTGATGGGAGACCAGGGGTACGGAATTGATCCAGCCATCGTTCAGTCCATCGCCTCAGACGTTGCCAAAGTGATCGCTGGTGGCACCCAGCTGGCGATTGTGGTGGGCGGAGGAAACATCTTCCGAGGCCTAAAAGGGTCAGCCGCCGGAATGGATCGAGCCACAGCTGATTACGTGGGCATGCTGGCCACCGTGATGAATGCGATCACCCTTCAGGACGGACTGGAACGTGCAGGTGTACCGACCAGGGTGCAGACAGCCATTGGCATGCAGGAAGTCGCAGAGCCTTACATCCGCCGTAAAGCCATCCGCCATCTTGAGAAAGGACGTGTAGTGGTCTTCGGCGCCGGCTGCGGCAACCCCTTCTTCACCACCGACACCACGGCAGCCCTACGGGCCGCCGAAATCAATGCGGATGTGGTGTTCAAGGCCACCAAGGTGGATGGGGTCTATGACAAGGATCCCGCCATCCATGCCGATGCCGTGAAACAGGAACACCTCACTTACCAACAGGTCCTGAGCGGCGAACTTGCCGTGATGGACAGCACTGCCATCGCTCTTTGCAAAGACAACAACATCCCGATTGTTGTTTTCAATCTGTTTGAACCTGGCAACATCGGCAAAGCCGTGGCTGGAGAGCCAATCGGTTCCCGGATCAACAACTGA
- the frr gene encoding ribosome recycling factor has protein sequence MSKQDLEASMQKSVESTQRMFNTIRTGRANSSLLDRISVEYYGADTPLKSLATLTTPDSQTIQIQPFDISSLAGIEKAIAMSELGFTPNNDGKIIRINVPPLTEERRKEFCKLASKYAEEGKVALRNIRRDAIDKTKKQEKEGEFSEDQSRDEQESIQKTLEKFIALLEKHLADKEAAILKV, from the coding sequence ATGTCGAAGCAAGACCTCGAAGCGAGCATGCAGAAGTCGGTGGAATCCACCCAGCGCATGTTCAACACCATCCGAACAGGGCGCGCCAACTCGTCTTTGCTCGATCGCATCTCAGTGGAGTACTACGGCGCCGACACACCACTGAAGTCGTTGGCGACGCTGACAACACCTGACTCACAGACCATCCAGATCCAGCCCTTCGACATCAGCTCCCTGGCGGGGATCGAAAAGGCAATCGCCATGAGTGAACTGGGATTCACCCCCAACAACGACGGCAAGATCATCCGCATCAACGTGCCGCCACTGACTGAGGAGCGTCGCAAAGAATTCTGCAAGCTCGCCTCTAAATATGCGGAGGAAGGCAAGGTAGCCCTGCGCAACATTCGCCGCGACGCCATCGACAAGACCAAGAAACAGGAAAAGGAGGGTGAGTTCTCCGAAGATCAGAGCCGTGACGAACAGGAGAGCATCCAGAAAACCCTCGAAAAGTTCATCGCTCTGCTGGAGAAACACCTCGCCGATAAGGAGGCCGCCATCCTCAAGGTGTGA